The Magallana gigas chromosome 6, xbMagGiga1.1, whole genome shotgun sequence genome includes the window ttAAGCTATGAATTTAAGTGTTATAAATAGTGGCgggtatgtaaaaaaaaacaacagtaaTACAAATATTCTCAACTGTTTTTAAGCATATGGGCTAGCTTTGTGCGCATCAACGGAGCCCGATTAATTGGCGGATCGCGGAATTTGGATTGACAGGTCACGTGAGCCAATGATATGACGTAGCTCAGTACCCAAAGACGCGCCGCCATTTTTCCCGACAACTTTTGTTATTGTCGGACTTTAAAGGTTTTCTGATTTCAGTGATAATCATAATAGAATTTCCCCGACTTAACTTCCTCGTTAAATAGTTTAATAGTTTTTCCTTTTATTGATGCTGAGTATATCTTGTTTGGTGTATAATggtatttaaaagttttatagaATAGAAGTTAAGCTTTTGAACGTGTTCGTGTACAAGTACTTGTATAAAGGGGGGTTTAATGCGTTTTATGTGATAATCTATGCATTCCGTGTAATTCTACAAGTTTACATAACGTGTACAAGCAAAAGGAGAGGATAAATTGAAAACAACTGCGTATcttgtgtatttttatcaaattaactaACTTATTTCACGTGTAGCTTATTAAACAAAACCCAGATCATTTTACGTTTACCTGTAAACATACATGTCAATACCTGTAGACGCATACgttcaaatgcttaacctcGCCAAATTTGACActgtataaaagtaaaaattaaaaccatttattttacttagaagtaaaaaaatattattaaactaACGAATTTTCATACGTAGTTGAACACAACAGACTATttctataaaacatttattttgtttttctttcataagaacaaaaataatagTGCATCGATTTTGAATTTATGCTTTGGTTTCTTTATCGTACATTCATGTTTACTCGTCAGAAAGGTCCCTCTTTACATTGATTTTGTGTTCTCTTTATCATGGTTGTTCGTTGCCCACTTCATCATTTATCTTGAACAtcatctgaggatgcttcgcCTTCCGTTTCTTGGGGTTCTTCTTGATTATCTGATGGTTCATTTTCCTGAACATTTTCTTTGGAACCTTCACCTTCTTCCATTTCTTGGGGTCCTTCCTGACTCTCTGAtggttcattttctttattattttcttcAGTTCCTTCGCCTTCCATTTCTTGCTGTCCTTCTTGACTCTCTGATGGTTCATTTTCTTGACTATGTTCGTCTGAGCCATCGCCTTCCATTTGTGTTTCTTCTTGACTCTCTGATGGTTCATTTTCTTGTACATTTTCTTCAGATCCTTCGCCTTCCTTTTCTTCGGATCCTTTTTGACTATCTAATGGTTCATTTTCTTGAACATTTTCTTCAGGTTCTTCACCTTCCATTTCTTGCTGTCCTTCTTGATTCTCTGATGGTTCATTTTCTTGACCATTTTCGTCCGATCCTTCACCTTCCATTTCTTGGGGTCCTTCCTTACTCTCTGATGGTTCATTTTCTTGAACATTTTCTTCAGGTCCTTCGCTTTCTATTTCTTGCGGTCCTTCTTGGCTCTCTGATTGTTCATTTTCTTGACTATTTTCGTCAGATCCATCGCCTTCCATCTCTTGGATTTCTTCTTGACTATCTGATGGTTCATTTTCTTGAACAtcatctgaggatgcttcgcTTGCCATATCTATGGGTTTCACTTGACTTTCTGATGATTCATTTTCTTGACCATTTTCGTCCGATCCTTCGCCTTCCATTTCTTGGGTTTCTTCTTGACTCTCTGATGGTTCATTTTCTTGAACATTTTCTTCAGATCCTTCGTCTTCCTTTTCTTGGGATCCTTCTTGACTCTCTGATGGTTCATTTCCTTGAACATTTTCTTCAGATCCTTCACCTTCCTTTTCTTGGGATCCTTCTTGACTCTCTGCTGGTTCATTTTCTTGAACAtcatctgaggatgcttcgcTTGCCATATCTATAGGTTTAACTTGACTTTCTGATGATTCATTTTCTTGACCATTTTCGTCCGATCCTTCGCCTTCCATTTCTTGGGTTTCTTCCTGACTCTCTGATGGTTCATTTTCTTGAACATTTTCGTCAGGTTCTTTGCCTTCCTTTTCTTGGGATCCTTCTTGACTCTCTGATGGTTCATTTTCCTGAACATTTTCTTCAGATCCTTCGTCTTCCTTTTCTTGGGATCCTTCTTGACTCTCTGATGGTTCATTTTCCTGAACATTTTCTTCAGATCCTTCGTCTTCCTTTTCTTGGGATCCTTCTTGACTCTCTGATGGTTCATTTTCTTGAACATTTTCTTCAGATCCTTCGCCTTCCTTTTCTTGGGATCCTTCTTGACTTTCTGCTGGTTCGTTTTCTTGAACAtcatctgaggatgcttcgcTTGCCATATCTATAGGTTTAACTTGACTTTCTGATGATTCATTTTCTTGACCATTTTCGTCCGATCCTTCGCCTTCCATTTCTTGGGTTTCTTCTTGACTCTCTGATGGttcattttcttgaaaattttcttcaGGTTCTTCGCCTTCCTTTTCTTGGGATCCTTCTTGACTCTCTGATGGTTCATTTTCCTGAACATTTTCTTCAGATCCTTCGTCTTCCTTTTCTTGGGATCCTTCTTGACTCTCTGATGGTTCATTTTCTTGAACATTTTCTTCAGATCCTTCGTCTTCCTTTTCTTGGGATTCTTCTTGACTCTCTGCTGGTTCATTTTCTTGAACAtcatctgaggatgcttcgcTTGCCATATCTATAGGTTTAACTTGACTTTCTGATGATTCATTTTCTTGACCATTTTCGTCCGATCCTTCGCCTTCCATTTCTTGGGTTTCTTCTTGACTCTCTGATGGTTCATTTTCTTGAACATTTTCTTCAGGTTCTTCGCCTTCCTTTTCTTGGGATCCTTCTTGACTCTCTGCTGGTTCATTTTCTTGAACAtcatctgaggatgcttcgcTTGCCATATCTATAGGTTTAACTTGACTTTCTGATGATTCATTTTCTTGACCATTTTCGTCCGATCCTTCGCCTTCCATTTCTTGGGTTTCTTCTTGACTCTCTGATGGTTCATTTTCTTGAATATTTTCGTCAGGTTCTTTGCCTTCCTTTTCTTGGGATCCTTCTTGACTCTCTGGTGGTTCATTTTCCTGAACATTTTCTTCAGATCCTTCGTCTTCCTTTTCTTGGGATCCTTCTTGACTCTCTGATGGTTCATTTTCTTGAACATTTTCTTCAGATCCTTCGTCTTCCTTTTCTTGGGATCCTTCTTGACTCTCTGATGGTTCATTTTCTTGAACATTTTCTTCAGATCCTTCGCCTTCCTTTTCTTGGGATCCTTCTTGACTCTCTGCTGGTTCATTTTCTTGAACAtcatctgaggatgcttcgcTTGCCATATCTATAGGTTTAACTTGACTTTCTGATGATTCATTTTCTTGACCATTTTCGTCCGATTCTTCGCCTTCTATTTCTTGGGTTTCTTCTTGACTCTCTGATGGTTCATTTTCTTGAACATTTTCTTCAGGTTCTTCGCCTTCAATTTTTTGGGTATTTTctgattgtttattttcttgaaCATCATGTATGGGTTCATTGGGTCCTAACAAATTTATGGGTCTCTTTTGACTTTCTGATTCATTTTCGACAGGTGTTTCGCCTTGGATTTTTGAGGCTTCCTCTTGACTTTGTGACGATTGAGTTTCCTGGACATTTTCGACAGGTGCCTTACCTTCGGTTTGTTGAGTTTTCTCTTGATTTTCCGCTGAATTGGATCCTTGGACATTAGTATCGGATCCTTCGTCAACATCTACAGGTTTTACTTGACCTTCTGatgatttattttcttgaaCATTTTCAGCAGTTTTGTCGCCTTTATTTTCTTGAGGTTTCTTTTGACCTTGTAATGATTCAATTTCTTGGACCTTTTCGGAAGGACCGTTGCCTTCAATTTTATAGGTGTGTGATGAATGAGTTTCTTGGACTTTTACTACTGATCCTGTGTGCACGATTTTTTCGGACGTTACttcaatagtaaaaaaaaacatttatataacaaaacaatcaaggaatatatacatgttctaTGTATCTGTTCAAtcataaaatcttttttctattttctggaaaaaatcattcttgacataaaatttttaacaaaattattacctTGTTTTATTTCCACAGCTTCAAATGTCATGTTAAATCCAGTGTCTGGTCTTTCCGAGTCGGATGTAAAAAAGATCGTGACTTTGTTGCTTTCTGGTAACAACACTAATCCATCTTCATGTCCACTTACCCTATTGAAAAAAACCAGACAGATTTTAATCATAATGATAAATACTAGTTGGGTTGCAAACATAAGAAAACCATTCTAGACATGCTGAAATAAGTTTGTCTGTATAATTACAAGAGTAGAGTACACGTAGTATGTTTGTTGGAAGACAATGGTTTGGATTTGCAATAATCCGTGACACTTAAGGATTTAAGCTatgttatcatttataaaaCGAAAATTTCTGTTTAAGAGAATCACCAAAAAAATCTCAAGATAATGGCATCCCCTCCCACCCCCAAAATCGATCAATTGGGCTTACTCGTCAAGGTAATCGTCTGTTTTAAGTACAATAAGATCGTGATTCTCTTCGGTTCGAAGAATTGGGAAAGCCAGTCTCATGTATTTTCCTTCCGGGACCGTAATAACCCAAGTGCAGTTTATATCCAATGGATATTCCGACGGAAATCTTGGACTATGAATGTTTCCTCGGCTTTGTCCGGTAATTTCTCCTCCGCAAACTGTAAAACAGGCAAAAATTATATTCATGTTATGGTTTTGAAATACTGTGGTTGCATTAATATTTGTTGATTACCAATTTTCGTGAAATGTGTTGCTAAGCATCGTCTCAAGTCTGGAGGCCGCATAGACCACGCAAAGAGAGAAGTTATGCTTGAACACATAAGGTAGATCTAATGTTAAGCTGAATATTCTCGTATTTTATGCAAACTTCGATTGGATAATCAAAGGTCACATCAAAGGTCTACCTCCGATTAAACTTTACTAAGTAAGTAAAagtaactaaattattgttaaaacagTATGAGTtgtattatttagaattttattttgctgcaaaaccCTGTATGATAAGTATGTGTGTaacttatattttatgataaatgaaattagaaaaaaatcagtAATTTTTGACAAATGATAGATTTTTCTTCTACGGAATATATAGCAGTTGAATTTGTGTACAGTAcgataataattcaattttcccCTAATTAAGTCTTCttaacagatacatgtatttccacaAAACTatagctaacagaaatttaaaaaccatgatatttttttatcattttagtagaaaatgaCATTTTCGTAAAAACTAAGGTAAGAGCTGTAGATTTCAGCTCTGTCAGTTTCTATGAAGCTATGAATCTCAATCagttttctaaaatatttatagGGGGAAATATTTGGTAGATAATAAATAATAGTATTGTAAAGATACAATCATATTCCACGAATTAACGTAATACTATCATTGAAATTGTGATGTCCATCATATCCACAAAAATCGATTCCCACGAATGTTTTGATAAAACCACAAAATATTGGGATATATTGTGCAATTACATCTTTAGTGATTTTAACCTCCAGTCTTAAGATTTTATCAATagacatgtttttgttttcattttgaaattttcaggtttATAGCTAAAATGAACGCGACAAACGCTAGGAACTGTATATTAATGTTGTGACAAATATGTacatcagcttgaaaaagaattttagcCGGTATATTGATCCAATGTACTAAGCAAAAACaagacacgagccttgtttacaaaaAGTTGTAAGCTCTGTCTTTTACTTATTACTTTACGACTGACACTCAGATtgtggttgatcattagaaatgcattacgaAAGCATTGTAAACGAGAACAATAGAAAAACAGCAGTCGTGACTATATCCATTTAAATACCAGAGAACGcctaaaaagtaaataaatctaAATGCTTACCGTCTTCTAAGGTGGTAGGTGGTTCTAAAAGATATAAAGagataaaatatttagaatgtTACGTAAATTCACTGTCGTATTGGTACGAAAAGATTAATAACTTCTTTGTACATTCATACATTTGCTGAAGTGAGcgtttttaatattaaatctaCACTGTAGATTGTATCTGATGAACTGCCCACAATACTGCATACTAAATATAATTAACTGactatttgtaataaaaaggaattattatagaaataaatcaatataaataagTTTATTAATTTACAGTCAACGAGCAAAAGATAAACAGACAAATCGtggttaaaaattgataaagataTGTTCACATTATCCCGATTCGCAGTGCGAGTGAAATTGTCTAGATCGTAGAGTACTCGTGGTAATCGCATCAAATCTCCTCAGATCTTGTGGTCGGTTGTGCCATTCGTGTTATGCGTAGAACACTTTtgactattaattttttttctacgaTCAACAcgattaattttcaatcataaTTATTCTTTATGATCGATCAATCGTTATTATCAATCTTATTTGATCGTATTTTCTCGTATCTATACGAGCAATAAGACCGTGACAGAAAGGCGACACAATACAGTAAACCACGAACACGGAATCTGCAAAGTTATTGACAGTGGTATGGAAAGGCTGTAGATAtcaatgtggattaaagtacattataatcgaAATACTTTCATGGattaagaattttcaaattttacaatacttgaacaaaaagaaatgttttaaaaaattttggaaaggtCAAAATTATAAAACCCTCAGTGGGATTCGATCTCGTGATTTAAAGATTCTTAGTTAATGCAATTAGGTAGaaatatcagtaaaaaaaaaattataaattatacttGATATAACTGTTCACTTAGAAACTACTGTTTCATGAGGAGATTCGGTAGAATCTAGTTTCACTGTAGAATTAACAAATACCCAAAGAAACGGTATGTGAAAACAAATGCCATAATTGTACACATTGCTTATTACGCAGTTTACCTGTTGGTGGGGTAAAGGCCTCAAAATTCAAGATAAAGCCATCTCCCGTTATTTCTGCGTCCGAAAGGAACACGATAGTTAAAGTATTGTCGATAGAAACGGTCGAAAAATCGCTTTTGTCTCCGCTCACActaaagaaaagaagaaaaaatcacacataaattaataaatgacaCAACACTAGCTTAATTGACTTTAGTAAAAGGCTTTCATAAGAAGAAATAACGGCGATGATATAGAAACGCTTGGTGTTTTATTTTGaagtacgttttttttttttaggaattcaTATAACTATCTTTATCACTAAATCTAATAGCTCAATATGTTCTGAttaattaagttttcattcacttAGTTATATCTTTGCCAAGTTGAATTATTACCGAGTTAAGTTTAATATAACATTTAGCTATATTATTGTCGAGTTGATTCTGGATTTTTTGTACAACCATTTTAAAAAGGCCTTGGGTTTTCAGCAGTCTAGTACTTGTCTTAGCTATATTATTGTCGAGTGTATTCTGAATTTTTTGTAcaaccattttaaaaagaccTTGGGTTTTCAGCAGTCTAGTACTTgtctatctatttcttgcgtcaaatcaagttgaaaatgacgctggtttcaagcaccgattgcgtagtcttaacCCACATGCCAGACAAGATTTGTTCATGTGATTGTAAAAGGACCTTGGCTGACAGGCAAGCAATGAGATGGACAGacctacgtcacaatgctgtttgacacaactacttaaagtccaagcttttgttaaaaatagttCTATTTACCTGGTTATATAGGAACCTGACAATGGGTCAAGGAATGTGATGATATCTGAACCGGCCTCTGTCGACATAAACGTCGAATATACCCTGATAAGTTTGCCTTCGGACACTGTGAGCTCCCATGTACAGGCCACATCGATGGGATATGGCTTAGGATACAACGGGCTCGTAATTCTCCCCTTGTCTTTACCAGTTATTTTACCGCCACACACTGATGAGAGAAGAAACACTTCAATTCagtttattcaattatttattattaaatcaataaaCTGAATTGAGAAACATTTCAAAAGAATGCCAAACACTCACTAAATGCACAGAAATACAGTGGCacgtttaaaaaatcattaacagcgatatttaattatttaattaaagcaGTGTGGCctgcatcttttttttctttttttttttgctgcaaAATCTTGCTATTATGATGATTCTGCATGCAACTTAAACCTTTTTTGATGAATAGAAAATAAATCCTAAAATgttatatcagaaacaaaatttccctacaaattataaaaaagcaaaccaatttttgtacaggatgacaactATGGAAGATTGTTTCCATGGAATCCTCTAATAGCCacttattaaaatatgactAATAGAAGTTATTGAACCATAATCCGTTTTGTCTATctataaaagttaattttacaCAAACTATGCActaccatcgtttaaaagcgtacgaagaaattgacagaaaatcggaccaagcagcttcaacttgaaaaaagaaattcgtAAAAACTTGAATAGTTGAGATTGGGACTTTTGTTGACAAAAGACTTTGACTACATCAAAATCATCTTAGGCTAGCTGTGGTTTTACATGCTAAGACCTTTCGAGATTGATGGTCAAATACCATGACATGTATGTATCCATAAATGGTACTACATGTGACTTAAGAAATCATAAAATGTAGACATCGgatattgcataaaataaaaaatacttaccTACGGGTGGAATAACGGTGGTCGGTGGCGTTgctattaaatgaaataaaatacgaAATAAGTGAACGAAATCTGCGAAACTctcaaattaattgatgaatGGAGCTCGGCTGAGGTATATGATGTGTGTTAACTTACGTGGTGTAATGGTgctgaataaaagtttaaatcctTGTTCTGAATCATTCTCATCAGCAGTGAAAAGAACGGTAACTCTGTTTCCAGTAGACGTGACGGTATAACCTTTCTTACTACCAGATATTCTATGGAGAGAGAAAACAACTTATTAAAGCCAATCGCATCGATCGCTTTATTTGCAGTATCAATGAAATAAGCATTTGATTGCTATGtgatttcaaaaagaaaaagtatcGTGTGAAATTAAACTGAGAGTTTGGAGCCGAAATATGAAATTCTACacctttttattacaaaatattgttaaatctATTTTGCAGTGTTTTCAACTACATACTTATCAGATTTCCAGAGAAAAAAGTTATCGTTCATTCttagaaaataataattatatctatCATTTGTGTGGctttcaatctttttaaaacagtCGCTTTTATAATACTCACTTGTCAATAAACTCGTTGGTGTAAGAGTCGGTAATCGTAATGGTGTCGTATGTTTTTTCTGTTTCTACGGTCTCGAAATAGAGTTTGACGACTGAACCTTCTGCGACCACTATTTTCCAGGTACATGTGATTCCTAGCGGATAGTTGTTGGGGAAATTCGGGCTGACTATCTCTCCACTTGTTTTTCCATTGAACGTGCCTCCGCATACTATCAAGAACAAAGCAATGTTAACTggattagttttttttttcaaacgaaTTAATCTCCTATTTAATGAACGTAGATATAAACTGTACTCTGTACTATAGAATTATGGTtgtacatttttattctttaacatgaaaaaaaatccgatGCTTTAAAATCTGAAGAATAGGAAATTACACATTGGATTTAGCAATAAAGATCTACGGTACAAGCTTGAGAAaactatttttgataaatatatatcaccgtgcaaaattcactgttcaattacattacttttaaaattcagcatctgttttgtaatattttctcacagttATTAAACTTGAAATCTTACCGACTGGGTGAAGATTTATTGctttaaagattattttgaaTCCTGGGCCACCCCTGTATTGGTCGGAGGAGAAGAAGATGGTCACTTTATTTGACGTTGAGTTCAGCTGATAGCCATTCTGATGACCTGTCaatctgtttaaaaaagaagaagggattttgattcattaaattgtttaaacacaAGAATTCCGTTATCAtataagttatattttttttttatttaaaaccgcacacacacacaaaacaaacaaacaaaaagcaaacaaacaagCACCCCCTCCCCAAAAAACCACacttaaacaaattaattatttaattttttaaaaagatgaaaatttcATATGCGAATGGGTAGTTGGGTATTTGTGATATTGAATATAACATCTTTTATGgtaaatcttttgaaatatgtttaaaatattgcgTGTACCTGCCAATGTGATCCCCAGTGGTAGTGTCgtatatatacagcatatcGTAGTCCCTCTCTATTTCTACCACTTTAAAGTCCAAACTAACTGCATATCCTTCGGGCACTGTAATTTTCCATGTGCATAGCGTGTCTGTCGGATATGTGAGCGGGAAGTTTGGACTAAGGATTTTTCCATGAAGTTTTCCGGATATTTCCTTTCCGCAGTCTGAAAATGTTGGATTCATTTTCTTAGTATAAAGTTATtgctacatgtaataaagttaCGAAAGAAAGCGCGTTTAAAAGTggttacaaaatgaaaaaatgttcttgtgtcaaattgataattttttatttactctgTGTAAATTATCTACAATTTACAATATTGGACACCGTTGTCATATTGCTCATTTTACATCTACCATCATCAAATAGATTTAACAACTGTATAAGAGCTGCAACATTCGAACCGAATATTTACACGAGAGATGATATTTTCACTAAAGTAATTAGTATTGATAGCTCTTTACAAACATGTTCATGGAGAATGTTGTCCttgtttattgttcattttcattctgaattataaaaaaataatttaaatagtaTATTATAATGTTTCTCTACCAGAAGATTGAAGTTAAAATGCCTTACCACATTTTGGGAGAGACTCTAACTTTGGCGCATCTACAAAAGAACACATAACTATCTATGTCATCTCATGTTTCAATATCCGTCTCATATGATAAG containing:
- the LOC105322725 gene encoding enolase-phosphatase E1; translated protein: MCSFVDAPKLESLPKCDCGKEISGKLHGKILSPNFPLTYPTDTLCTWKITVPEGYAVSLDFKVVEIERDYDMLYIYDTTTGDHIGRLTGHQNGYQLNSTSNKVTIFFSSDQYRGGPGFKIIFKAINLHPVVCGGTFNGKTSGEIVSPNFPNNYPLGITCTWKIVVAEGSVVKLYFETVETEKTYDTITITDSYTNEFIDKISGSKKGYTVTSTGNRVTVLFTADENDSEQGFKLLFSTITPPTPPTTVIPPVVCGGKITGKDKGRITSPLYPKPYPIDVACTWELTVSEGKLIRVYSTFMSTEAGSDIITFLDPLSGSYITSVSGDKSDFSTVSIDNTLTIVFLSDAEITGDGFILNFEAFTPPTEPPTTLEDVCGGEITGQSRGNIHSPRFPSEYPLDINCTWVITVPEGKYMRLAFPILRTEENHDLIVLKTDDYLDEVSGHEDGLVLLPESNKVTIFFTSDSERPDTGFNMTFEAVEIKQVTSEKIVHTGSVVKVQETHSSHTYKIEGNGPSEKVQEIESLQGQKKPQENKGDKTAENVQENKSSEGQVKPVDVDEGSDTNVQGSNSAENQEKTQQTEGKAPVENVQETQSSQSQEEASKIQGETPVENESESQKRPINLLGPNEPIHDVQENKQSENTQKIEGEEPEENVQENEPSESQEETQEIEGEESDENGQENESSESQVKPIDMASEASSDDVQENEPAESQEGSQEKEGEGSEENVQENEPSESQEGSQEKEDEGSEENVQENEPSESQEGSQEKEDEGSEENVQENEPPESQEGSQEKEGKEPDENIQENEPSESQEETQEMEGEGSDENGQENESSESQVKPIDMASEASSDDVQENEPAESQEGSQEKEGEEPEENVQENEPSESQEETQEMEGEGSDENGQENESSESQVKPIDMASEASSDDVQENEPAESQEESQEKEDEGSEENVQENEPSESQEGSQEKEDEGSEENVQENEPSESQEGSQEKEGEEPEENFQENEPSESQEETQEMEGEGSDENGQENESSESQVKPIDMASEASSDDVQENEPAESQEGSQEKEGEGSEENVQENEPSESQEGSQEKEDEGSEENVQENEPSESQEGSQEKEDEGSEENVQENEPSESQEGSQEKEGKEPDENVQENEPSESQEETQEMEGEGSDENGQENESSESQVKPIDMASEASSDDVQENEPAESQEGSQEKEGEGSEENVQGNEPSESQEGSQEKEDEGSEENVQENEPSESQEETQEMEGEGSDENGQENESSESQVKPIDMASEASSDDVQENEPSDSQEEIQEMEGDGSDENSQENEQSESQEGPQEIESEGPEENVQENEPSESKEGPQEMEGEGSDENGQENEPSENQEGQQEMEGEEPEENVQENEPLDSQKGSEEKEGEGSEENVQENEPSESQEETQMEGDGSDEHSQENEPSESQEGQQEMEGEGTEENNKENEPSESQEGPQEMEEGEGSKENVQENEPSDNQEEPQETEGEASSDDVQDK